Proteins from a genomic interval of Bos mutus isolate GX-2022 chromosome 15, NWIPB_WYAK_1.1, whole genome shotgun sequence:
- the SERPINH1 gene encoding serpin H1, with protein MRALLLISTICLLARALAAEVKKPAAAAAPGTAEKLSPKAATLAERSAGLAFSLYQAMAKDQAVENILLSPVVVASSLGLVSLGGKAATASQAKAVLSAEQLRDDEVHAGLGELLRSLSNSTARNVTWKLGSRLYGPSSVSFAEDFVRSSKQHYNCEHSKINFRDKRSALQSINEWAAQTTDGKLPEVTKDVERTDGALLVNAMFFKPHWDERFHHKMVDNRGFMVTRSYTVGVTMMHRTGLYNYYDDEKEKLQMVEMPLAHKLSSLIIIMPHHVEPLERLEKLLTKEQLKVWMGKMQKKAVAISLPKGVVEVTHDLQKHLAGLGLTEAIDKNKADLSRMSGKKDLYLASVFHATAFEWDTDGNPFDQDIYGREELRSPKLFYADHPFIFLVRDTQSGSLLFIGRLVRPKGDKMRDEL; from the exons ATGCGTGCCCTCCTGCTCATCAGCACCATCTGCCTCCTGGCCAGGGCCCTGGCCGCTGAGGTGAAGAAACCTGCGGCTGCAGCAGCTCCGGGCACCGCTGAGAAGCTGAGCCCCAAGGCGGCCACGCTGGCTGAGCGCAGCGCCGGCCTGGCCTTCAGCCTATACCAGGCCATGGCCAAGGACCAGGCGGTGGAGAACATCCTGCTGTCACCCGTGGTGGTGGCCTCGTCCCTGGGGCTCGTGTCTCTGGGCGGCAAGGCGGCCACGGCATCGCAGGCCAAGGCGGTGCTGAGCGCCGAGCAGCTGCGCGACGACGAGGTGCACGCGGGCCTGGGCGAGCTGCTGCGCTCGCTCAGCAACAGCACGGCGCGCAACGTCACCTGGAAGCTGGGCAGCCGCCTGTACGGGCCCAGCTCCGTGAGCTTCGCAGAGGACTTCGTGCGCAGCAGCAAGCAGCACTACAACTGTGAGCACTCCAAGATCAACTTCCGCGACAAGCGGAGCGCCCTGCAGTCCATCAACGAGTGGGCGGCGCAGACCACCGACGGCAAGCTGCCCGAAGTCACCAAGGACGTGGAGCGCACCGATGGCGCGCTGCTGGTCAATGCCATGTTCTTCAAGC CGCACTGGGACGAGAGATTCCACCACAAGATGGTGGACAACCGAGGCTTCATGGTGACCCGTTCCTATACCGTGGGTGTCACCATGATGCACCGGACAG GTCTCTACAACTACTATGACGACGAGAAGGAGAAGCTGCAGATGGTGGAGATGCCGCTGGCGCACAAGCTGTCCAGCCTCATCATCATCATGCCCCACCATGTGGAGCCCCTTGAGCGCCTGGAAAAGCTGCTGACCAAAGAGCAGCTGAAGGTCTGGATGGGCAAGATGCAGAAGAAGGCTGTGGCCATCTCCCTGCCCAAGGGAGTCGTGGAGGTGACCCACGACTTACAG AAACacttggctgggctgggtctgaCCGAGGCCATCGACAAGAACAAGGCAGACCTGTCTCGCATGTCGGGCAAGAAGGACCTATACCTGGCCAGCGTGTTCCACGCCACTGCCTTCGAGTGGGACACGGACGGCAACCCCTTCGACCAGGACATCTACGGGCGTGAGGAGCTGCGCAGCCCCAAGCTCTTCTACGCTGACCACCCCTTCATCTTCCTGGTTCGAGACACCCAGAGCGGCTCTCTGCTGTTCATCGGGCGCCTAGTCCGGCCCAAGGGCGACAAGATGCGAGACGAGTTGTAG